A single window of Montipora capricornis isolate CH-2021 chromosome 14, ASM3666992v2, whole genome shotgun sequence DNA harbors:
- the LOC138032783 gene encoding uncharacterized protein isoform X3 yields the protein MIMEKYSKWTSRGTSQCSNCGNSYSNAWKPKHCQKCAHEIGGSYVPKPKKQKLHVPSEKCVVVVDSEDLKIFSVELTYRHNSVCVVQAEGNFVCHSDKCKEKRAVHMASDVSFACDHTKLLKSYCHPTSAKNLTEEDITNYKCDNRTRTMLLETMHPPQDFRHVVQITGNCYAVFHGGSHGPSNPTGYFHILKDSDGQWFCTNKSCGKKSGNSKQLKVRHICAHLHILFCLLRLSSIPPDTTSTSNASPAVSSTPDIEQESLAVSRSSTIALNMKRKVPYPVPQEFFTACRDLSDISCFVPSQSTCDLCASPLSAGRRHPGQGPDDVSYLLTPWIFSSVEILVKVCTNKECKAMHQVWPINQGLFNICDKVILAIEILEHWRELFKRGVPLNIAIDSSLCVWTRCRQVQLSDSNLKYITGLLYNGFYAFQLLSNRSLDSVVCGICGVIGQVHFGDGNEKNCCSIDLVPRCLDGL from the exons ATGATCATG gaAAAGTATTCCAAGTGGACGTCGCGAGGAACAAGTCAATGTTCGAACTGTGGTAATTCATATTCTAATGCTTGGAAACCAAAGCATTGCCAGAAATGTGCCCATGAAATTGGAGGCTCATATGTACCCAAGcctaaaaagcaaaaattacatgtaccatCTGAGAAgtgtgttgttgttgtggaCTCGGAAGATCTGAAGATCTTCTCTGTTGAGTTAACGTATCGACACAATAGTGTGTGTGTTGTGCAAGCAGAAGGCAATTTTGTCTGCCATTCTGACAAGTGCAAAGAAAAGAGGGCAGTTCACATGGCAAGTGATGTGTCTTTTGCATGCGATCACACAAAATTGCTCAAATCATATTGCCATCCCACTTCAGCCAAAAACCTCACAGAAGAGGATATAACTAATTACAAATGTGACAACAGAACTCGTACCATGCTACTGGAAACTATGCACCCCCCACAGGATTTTAGACATGTTGTACAGATTACTGGCAATTGTTATGCAGTGTTTCATGGGGGTTCTCACGGGCCATCAAATCCCACTGGATATTTTCATATCCTAAAGGACTCTGATGGGCAATGGTTCTGTACCAACAAGAGCTGTGGAAAGAAAAGCGGTAACAGCAAGCAGTTAAAGGTTCGCCATATTTGTGCACACCTTCACatattgttttgtcttctaAGACTGTCCTCCATTCCCCCTGACACTACATCAACAAGCAATGCATCTCCAGCGGTGAGCTCTACACCAGATATTGAGCAAGAGTCCCTCGCTGTCAGCAGGAGCTCAACAATTGCTTTGAACATGAAGAGAAAGGTGCCATATCCAGTCCCACAAGAATTCTTCACCGCTTGTCGTGACCTTTCAGACATTAGCTGTTTTGTGCCATCTCAAAGTACCTGCGATCTTTGTGCAAGTCCCCTCTCAGCTGGAAGAAGACATCCTGGGCAAGGACCTGATGATGTGTCTTACCTCTTGACTCCCTGGATTTTCAGTTCAGTCGAAATTCTAGTCAAAGTGTGCACAAATAAGGAATGCAAAGCTATGCATCAAGTGTGGCCCATTAACCaag GACTTTTCAACATTTGTGACAAAGTCATTCTTGCAATTGAGATACTTGAGCATTGGAGAGAGTTGTTTAAGCGTGGAGTTCCATTAAACATTGCCATTGATAGTAGCCTCTGTGTATGGACAAGGTGCAGACAG gtTCAACTCAGTGACAGTAACCTCAAGTATATTACAGGCTTGTTGTACAATGGCTTTTATGCTTTTCAACTTTTATCGAACCGGTCCCTTGACAGTGTAGTTTGTGGAATTTGTGGTGTGATTGGGCAAGTACATTTTGGGGatggaaatgaaaaaaactgttGCAGTATTGATTTG gttccaagatgcctggacggcctatga
- the LOC138032783 gene encoding uncharacterized protein isoform X1 yields the protein MIMEKYSKWTSRGTSQCSNCGNSYSNAWKPKHCQKCAHEIGGSYVPKPKKQKLHVPSEKCVVVVDSEDLKIFSVELTYRHNSVCVVQAEGNFVCHSDKCKEKRAVHMASDVSFACDHTKLLKSYCHPTSAKNLTEEDITNYKCDNRTRTMLLETMHPPQDFRHVVQITGNCYAVFHGGSHGPSNPTGYFHILKDSDGQWFCTNKSCGKKSGNSKQLKVRHICAHLHILFCLLRLSSIPPDTTSTSNASPAVSSTPDIEQESLAVSRSSTIALNMKRKVPYPVPQEFFTACRDLSDISCFVPSQSTCDLCASPLSAGRRHPGQGPDDVSYLLTPWIFSSVEILVKVCTNKECKAMHQVWPINQGLFNICDKVILAIEILEHWRELFKRGVPLNIAIDSSLCVWTRCRQVQLSDSNLKYITGLLYNGFYAFQLLSNRSLDSVVCGICGVIGQVHFGDGNEKNCCSIDLIDLNEARPCLWDISSKDYHSQKT from the exons ATGATCATG gaAAAGTATTCCAAGTGGACGTCGCGAGGAACAAGTCAATGTTCGAACTGTGGTAATTCATATTCTAATGCTTGGAAACCAAAGCATTGCCAGAAATGTGCCCATGAAATTGGAGGCTCATATGTACCCAAGcctaaaaagcaaaaattacatgtaccatCTGAGAAgtgtgttgttgttgtggaCTCGGAAGATCTGAAGATCTTCTCTGTTGAGTTAACGTATCGACACAATAGTGTGTGTGTTGTGCAAGCAGAAGGCAATTTTGTCTGCCATTCTGACAAGTGCAAAGAAAAGAGGGCAGTTCACATGGCAAGTGATGTGTCTTTTGCATGCGATCACACAAAATTGCTCAAATCATATTGCCATCCCACTTCAGCCAAAAACCTCACAGAAGAGGATATAACTAATTACAAATGTGACAACAGAACTCGTACCATGCTACTGGAAACTATGCACCCCCCACAGGATTTTAGACATGTTGTACAGATTACTGGCAATTGTTATGCAGTGTTTCATGGGGGTTCTCACGGGCCATCAAATCCCACTGGATATTTTCATATCCTAAAGGACTCTGATGGGCAATGGTTCTGTACCAACAAGAGCTGTGGAAAGAAAAGCGGTAACAGCAAGCAGTTAAAGGTTCGCCATATTTGTGCACACCTTCACatattgttttgtcttctaAGACTGTCCTCCATTCCCCCTGACACTACATCAACAAGCAATGCATCTCCAGCGGTGAGCTCTACACCAGATATTGAGCAAGAGTCCCTCGCTGTCAGCAGGAGCTCAACAATTGCTTTGAACATGAAGAGAAAGGTGCCATATCCAGTCCCACAAGAATTCTTCACCGCTTGTCGTGACCTTTCAGACATTAGCTGTTTTGTGCCATCTCAAAGTACCTGCGATCTTTGTGCAAGTCCCCTCTCAGCTGGAAGAAGACATCCTGGGCAAGGACCTGATGATGTGTCTTACCTCTTGACTCCCTGGATTTTCAGTTCAGTCGAAATTCTAGTCAAAGTGTGCACAAATAAGGAATGCAAAGCTATGCATCAAGTGTGGCCCATTAACCaag GACTTTTCAACATTTGTGACAAAGTCATTCTTGCAATTGAGATACTTGAGCATTGGAGAGAGTTGTTTAAGCGTGGAGTTCCATTAAACATTGCCATTGATAGTAGCCTCTGTGTATGGACAAGGTGCAGACAG gtTCAACTCAGTGACAGTAACCTCAAGTATATTACAGGCTTGTTGTACAATGGCTTTTATGCTTTTCAACTTTTATCGAACCGGTCCCTTGACAGTGTAGTTTGTGGAATTTGTGGTGTGATTGGGCAAGTACATTTTGGGGatggaaatgaaaaaaactgttGCAGTATTGATTTG ATTGACTTAAACGAGGCAAGACCTTGCCTTTGGGATATATCCTCCAAAGACTATCACAGCCAAAAAACATAA
- the LOC138032783 gene encoding uncharacterized protein isoform X2, which translates to MIMEKYSKWTSRGTSQCSNCGNSYSNAWKPKHCQKCAHEIGGSYVPKPKKQKLHVPSEKCVVVVDSEDLKIFSVELTYRHNSVCVVQAEGNFVCHSDKCKEKRAVHMASDVSFACDHTKLLKSYCHPTSAKNLTEEDITNYKCDNRTRTMLLETMHPPQDFRHVVQITGNCYAVFHGGSHGPSNPTGYFHILKDSDGQWFCTNKSCGKKSGNSKQLKVRHICAHLHILFCLLRLSSIPPDTTSTSNASPAVSSTPDIEQESLAVSRSSTIALNMKRKVPYPVPQEFFTACRDLSDISCFVPSQSTCDLCASPLSAGRRHPGQGPDDVSYLLTPWIFSSVEILVKVCTNKECKAMHQVWPINQGLFNICDKVILAIEILEHWRELFKRGVPLNIAIDSSLCVWTRCRQVQLSDSNLKYITGLLYNGFYAFQLLSNRSLDSVVCGICGVIGQVHFGDGNEKNCCSIDLGFTPATGENLMPRGFFLLF; encoded by the exons ATGATCATG gaAAAGTATTCCAAGTGGACGTCGCGAGGAACAAGTCAATGTTCGAACTGTGGTAATTCATATTCTAATGCTTGGAAACCAAAGCATTGCCAGAAATGTGCCCATGAAATTGGAGGCTCATATGTACCCAAGcctaaaaagcaaaaattacatgtaccatCTGAGAAgtgtgttgttgttgtggaCTCGGAAGATCTGAAGATCTTCTCTGTTGAGTTAACGTATCGACACAATAGTGTGTGTGTTGTGCAAGCAGAAGGCAATTTTGTCTGCCATTCTGACAAGTGCAAAGAAAAGAGGGCAGTTCACATGGCAAGTGATGTGTCTTTTGCATGCGATCACACAAAATTGCTCAAATCATATTGCCATCCCACTTCAGCCAAAAACCTCACAGAAGAGGATATAACTAATTACAAATGTGACAACAGAACTCGTACCATGCTACTGGAAACTATGCACCCCCCACAGGATTTTAGACATGTTGTACAGATTACTGGCAATTGTTATGCAGTGTTTCATGGGGGTTCTCACGGGCCATCAAATCCCACTGGATATTTTCATATCCTAAAGGACTCTGATGGGCAATGGTTCTGTACCAACAAGAGCTGTGGAAAGAAAAGCGGTAACAGCAAGCAGTTAAAGGTTCGCCATATTTGTGCACACCTTCACatattgttttgtcttctaAGACTGTCCTCCATTCCCCCTGACACTACATCAACAAGCAATGCATCTCCAGCGGTGAGCTCTACACCAGATATTGAGCAAGAGTCCCTCGCTGTCAGCAGGAGCTCAACAATTGCTTTGAACATGAAGAGAAAGGTGCCATATCCAGTCCCACAAGAATTCTTCACCGCTTGTCGTGACCTTTCAGACATTAGCTGTTTTGTGCCATCTCAAAGTACCTGCGATCTTTGTGCAAGTCCCCTCTCAGCTGGAAGAAGACATCCTGGGCAAGGACCTGATGATGTGTCTTACCTCTTGACTCCCTGGATTTTCAGTTCAGTCGAAATTCTAGTCAAAGTGTGCACAAATAAGGAATGCAAAGCTATGCATCAAGTGTGGCCCATTAACCaag GACTTTTCAACATTTGTGACAAAGTCATTCTTGCAATTGAGATACTTGAGCATTGGAGAGAGTTGTTTAAGCGTGGAGTTCCATTAAACATTGCCATTGATAGTAGCCTCTGTGTATGGACAAGGTGCAGACAG gtTCAACTCAGTGACAGTAACCTCAAGTATATTACAGGCTTGTTGTACAATGGCTTTTATGCTTTTCAACTTTTATCGAACCGGTCCCTTGACAGTGTAGTTTGTGGAATTTGTGGTGTGATTGGGCAAGTACATTTTGGGGatggaaatgaaaaaaactgttGCAGTATTGATTTG ggctttacACCTGCAACTGGAGAGAATTTGATGCCACGTGGGTTTTTTCTGCTGTTTTAA